One stretch of Desulfatibacillum aliphaticivorans DSM 15576 DNA includes these proteins:
- the phoU gene encoding phosphate signaling complex protein PhoU, whose amino-acid sequence MGRPIHTELDNIKKLILSLGAMVEERVRQATKALTSRDLDLAKKVIKSDYEIDEAEVEVEEECLKIIALHQPVAVDLRFLACVLKINNDLERIGDQAVNIAQRVITIMKAPPMDLGFEFGPMSQKTQAMLKNSLDALVAFDVDLAYQVCLDDDEVDDAKRQIYDIIKKALQEHPENAGVLINILLASRHLERIADHSTNIAEEVIYLIEGEIHRHKIYERRQEKVAEEQVD is encoded by the coding sequence ATGGGCAGACCTATTCATACAGAATTGGACAACATCAAAAAGCTCATTTTAAGCCTGGGGGCCATGGTGGAGGAACGGGTTCGCCAGGCTACCAAAGCCTTGACCAGCCGGGATCTGGACCTGGCCAAAAAGGTGATCAAGTCGGACTATGAAATCGACGAGGCCGAGGTGGAGGTGGAGGAGGAATGCCTCAAAATCATCGCTCTTCATCAACCGGTGGCCGTGGATTTGCGTTTTCTGGCCTGCGTACTCAAAATCAATAACGATCTGGAACGCATCGGAGATCAGGCCGTCAACATCGCCCAGCGCGTAATCACCATCATGAAGGCTCCCCCCATGGACCTCGGCTTTGAATTCGGCCCCATGTCCCAAAAAACCCAGGCCATGCTGAAAAACAGCCTGGACGCCCTGGTGGCATTCGACGTGGACCTGGCCTATCAGGTGTGCCTGGACGACGATGAGGTGGACGACGCCAAACGCCAGATATACGACATCATCAAGAAAGCCTTGCAGGAACATCCGGAAAACGCAGGCGTGTTGATCAACATTCTCCTGGCTTCCCGGCATTTGGAGAGGATCGCCGACCATTCCACCAATATTGCGGAAGAGGTGATCTACCTGATTGAAGGGGAAATCCACCGCCATAAGATTTACGAAAGAAGGCAAGAAAAAGTG